The sequence GCTACTGCGTTTTTCGCGAGCAGCCCCGCGCTAATCATCGAGGCCGGATTCGAGGTGTTGGTACATGAGGTAATGGCGGCGATCACCACGGCACCTTCCATCAAGGTAGGCGCTGTGTCGTGGCTATTGTCTGCCTTGGTCGATCCACTTTCCGTTGCCTTTCTCAATGCCTCCCCGAAGACCGCTCCAGCGGATTCCAGAGGCACTCGGTCGTGGGGTTTCGCGGGTCCTGCCACGCAAGGAACAATGACCGATAGATCAATCTCAAGCTCTTGCGAGTAGCATGGCTGTTTGCCTTGTGCATCATAGAAGAGCGCCTGTCTTCTCGCGTAGCTCTCAACCCTTGTCACATCTTCGGGCGTGCGCCCCGTCAGGTGCAGAAAATGCAGCGTTTGCTCATCGATTGGAAAGAACCCCGTAGTAGCCCCATATTCGGGGGCCATGTTTGAGATAGTGGCGCGATCGAATACGGAAAGCTTCGAAACGGCAGGCCCAATGAATTCGACGAAACTCTCAACCACATCTATCTGACGAAGCCTCTCGACGATAGTGAGAACGATATCGGTTGCAGTGACGCTGGCCTGCGGGCTGCCAGTCAGCCGGATGCCTACAACTCTGGGAATGCTCATAGGCACCGGCAACCCCAGCAACGCAGCCTCAGCCTCAATTCCGCCAACGCCCCATCCAAGGACGCCGAGCGCATTGACCATGGGGGTGTGCGAATCTGTTCCTATGACGGTGTCGGGAAAGGCAATGCATTGCCCGTCCTCCAACTGCTGCTCGCAGACGACGCGCGCCAGATATTCGAGATTGATTTGATGAACTATGCCCTTACCAGGCGGGATGATCCTCACATCATCGAATGCGTCCTGGCACCAACGCAAGAACTCGTAGCGTTCTCCGTTGCGCTCATACTCCTTTGCTAGGTTCCTTTCTTCCGCATCTGATTCTCCTGCGTGATCGACCTGCACCGAATGGTCAACCACAAGCTCGATGGGTATCGCCGGCTGCACAAGATTGGGGTCACCACCGCATTCCCGGATGACGTCACGCATGGCGGCCATGTCCACCAGTGCTGCGACACCAAGAAAATCCTGCATGAGAATTCTCGAAGGATAGAAAGGCATCTCCATTCGATGGCTCTCGGGTTCCGGCCATGCAAGGATTGCCTCGATCAGCTCGGCTGCGTGTGTGATGCGGGAGGCATTGCGCAGAATGTTCTCAAGCAGAATGCGCAGTGTGAATGGAAGGTGCGAGATGTCACCATATTGGCCTATCTCAAAAATCTCCGGCACCCCAGTGGTCGGTCGGATTACTGGTTTATGGCGCTTTCTGCGTTGCATGTGACAGTCTCC comes from Comamonas sp. GB3 AK4-5 and encodes:
- the acnA gene encoding aconitate hydratase AcnA, which produces MQRRKRHKPVIRPTTGVPEIFEIGQYGDISHLPFTLRILLENILRNASRITHAAELIEAILAWPEPESHRMEMPFYPSRILMQDFLGVAALVDMAAMRDVIRECGGDPNLVQPAIPIELVVDHSVQVDHAGESDAEERNLAKEYERNGERYEFLRWCQDAFDDVRIIPPGKGIVHQINLEYLARVVCEQQLEDGQCIAFPDTVIGTDSHTPMVNALGVLGWGVGGIEAEAALLGLPVPMSIPRVVGIRLTGSPQASVTATDIVLTIVERLRQIDVVESFVEFIGPAVSKLSVFDRATISNMAPEYGATTGFFPIDEQTLHFLHLTGRTPEDVTRVESYARRQALFYDAQGKQPCYSQELEIDLSVIVPCVAGPAKPHDRVPLESAGAVFGEALRKATESGSTKADNSHDTAPTLMEGAVVIAAITSCTNTSNPASMISAGLLAKNAVARGLTTKPWVKTSLAPGSRVVEDYLGRAGLIDPLEQLGFHVVGYGCTTCIGNSGALNEQVAAQVKARNLAVCAVLSGNRNYEGRIHDDVCMNVLASPALVIAYALAGRIDFDIANASLGTTPGGEPVYLRDIWPERTDVEKAIAAHVNADRYRTIYASVLEGGERWDTLAQIRSPLFHWPDDSTYIQRPPYVVRPKQLYDDVISIQDSRVLAILGDAVNTDLIAPAGAIPVDSPAGKYLLARGIRPENFNSYGSRRGNSDISVRCILSSQRIRNKLIASGEGGMTIHHPTGHILPIFDAAMRYVESDTPLVILAGKQYGAGSSRDWAAKGLAMLGVRAVVAESFERIHRANLVGMGVLPLELSEGRSLSSLGLRGDEVLAIHCPMVVKGSGTVQAIGDDRTLEFQVTVRIDTEQELSYLCSGGILPYVVGGFLKRSESPQ